Proteins from a single region of Gemmatirosa kalamazoonensis:
- a CDS encoding DnaT-like ssDNA-binding protein, whose protein sequence is MTLALDPTVGGAAANTFVARATFDSYVERRVGSTGVGGSVPTDDDVAITRALVAATDRLTQESWIGVPATLTQALPWPRVYRLGELLVAPLYPADAQQTFSVPRGVQEATCELACCLLEGSWAPAADAALVPNATVDMDGLRVALVNNPHALPPTVVRQLRGLRRPAAACQRVIRA, encoded by the coding sequence GTGACGCTCGCCCTCGATCCGACGGTGGGTGGCGCTGCCGCCAACACGTTCGTCGCCCGCGCGACGTTCGACAGCTATGTCGAGCGCCGCGTGGGATCGACGGGCGTGGGCGGGAGCGTGCCCACCGACGACGATGTGGCGATCACGCGCGCGCTCGTCGCGGCGACCGACCGGTTGACGCAGGAGTCCTGGATCGGCGTGCCTGCCACGCTCACCCAGGCGCTCCCGTGGCCGCGGGTCTACCGCCTCGGCGAGCTGCTCGTCGCGCCGCTCTACCCGGCGGACGCGCAGCAGACGTTCAGCGTGCCGCGCGGCGTGCAGGAGGCGACGTGCGAGCTCGCCTGCTGCCTGCTCGAGGGGAGCTGGGCGCCGGCCGCCGACGCGGCGCTGGTGCCTAACGCGACCGTCGACATGGACGGGTTGCGCGTGGCGCTCGTGAACAATCCGCACGCCCTGCCGCCCACCGTGGTGCGCCAGCTGCGCGGCCTCCGCCGGCCGGCCGCGGCCTGCCAGCGCGTGATTCGCGCGTAG
- a CDS encoding DUF4128 domain-containing protein — MSATLPPLTTALRAALGARLDAALQASTLGALAGCAVQSEGLRFTRPTGRPWIRGTLRVGGTVPDTIGPHARLTTVGLWLVDVFTPANTGTADSDTLADAVVLAFPPGLDLALPNAQAADGVLRLTGASRGGAIPDAAGWLMAPCTVSWRTHTTNSI, encoded by the coding sequence ATGAGCGCGACGCTGCCGCCGCTCACCACCGCACTGCGCGCGGCGCTCGGCGCGCGCCTCGACGCCGCGCTCCAGGCGTCAACGCTCGGCGCGCTCGCTGGCTGCGCCGTGCAGTCCGAGGGCCTTCGCTTCACCCGCCCGACCGGTCGGCCGTGGATCCGCGGCACGCTGCGGGTCGGCGGCACCGTCCCCGACACGATCGGCCCTCACGCACGGCTCACGACCGTCGGGCTCTGGCTCGTCGACGTCTTCACGCCGGCGAACACCGGCACCGCGGACAGCGACACCCTCGCTGACGCGGTGGTGCTCGCCTTCCCGCCCGGGCTCGACCTCGCGTTGCCGAACGCGCAGGCCGCCGACGGCGTGCTCCGCCTCACCGGCGCGAGCCGCGGCGGCGCCATCCCCGATGCTGCCGGCTGGCTCATGGCGCCCTGCACCGTGAGCTGGCGCACGCACACCACGAACTCGATCTGA